A genome region from Staphylococcus capitis subsp. capitis includes the following:
- a CDS encoding TrkH family potassium uptake protein, which produces MSKVNKPLYFYLMLFLLTTLIGAFLLYLPYTGKKPINFIDALFVASSAFTVTGLSPVDVGTQFNIFGEIIILLLIQIGGLGIVTVAMLTLIFLNKKISINNRILFMITWNIDEPGGVIKLIKHLAIYSIATELFGTLCLCLSFIPKFGIGKGLFLSLFTSVSAFNNAGFALFKNNLIDFSNDPVIIITIPILIILGGLGHLVVVDLWNAKSFRKLSLHSKLVLTTTGLLILIGTVFFFLLENQNSMLHMGLIEKIGNAFFQSVTTRTAGFNTIDVGNIKTPTALLLMALMFIGGAPLSAAGGIKVTTFVIATIAIFNTIRKEKNNSIFNREISERYIQLSFVTILISIAFIGMVTFILTIINSNIPLIKILFEVVSAFSTVGLTMDLTSEYYNWTEFIIIIVMLCGKIGLLNISRALVPPKDPKNYKYTKGHIHL; this is translated from the coding sequence ATGAGCAAAGTAAATAAACCTTTATATTTCTATCTTATGTTATTTCTGTTGACAACTTTAATTGGTGCTTTTCTACTCTATTTGCCCTATACAGGGAAGAAACCCATTAACTTTATTGACGCATTGTTTGTAGCTTCTAGCGCATTCACAGTAACAGGTCTATCACCAGTTGATGTTGGAACACAATTTAATATTTTTGGAGAAATCATTATCTTATTACTTATACAAATTGGTGGATTAGGTATTGTCACTGTAGCAATGCTAACTCTCATCTTTTTAAATAAGAAAATATCAATTAACAATAGAATTTTATTTATGATTACTTGGAATATTGACGAACCCGGTGGTGTAATTAAACTTATTAAACATCTAGCCATATACAGCATCGCCACTGAATTATTTGGTACACTTTGTCTATGTTTATCGTTTATTCCAAAATTTGGCATAGGTAAAGGTCTATTTTTAAGTCTATTCACTTCAGTTTCCGCATTTAACAACGCAGGATTCGCCCTTTTTAAAAACAACTTAATCGATTTTTCAAATGATCCGGTAATCATTATCACTATTCCAATACTTATCATTTTGGGAGGTTTGGGACATTTAGTCGTGGTTGATTTGTGGAACGCCAAAAGTTTTAGAAAATTATCCTTACACTCTAAACTCGTGTTAACTACCACTGGATTATTAATTTTGATAGGCACGGTTTTCTTCTTTTTACTAGAAAATCAAAACTCTATGCTACACATGGGATTAATTGAAAAAATAGGAAATGCATTTTTCCAATCAGTGACAACAAGGACTGCAGGATTTAACACAATTGACGTTGGAAACATTAAAACACCGACAGCTTTATTACTTATGGCTCTCATGTTTATTGGAGGTGCACCATTGAGTGCTGCAGGTGGTATAAAGGTTACAACTTTTGTTATTGCAACAATCGCTATTTTTAATACGATACGCAAAGAAAAAAACAACTCTATATTTAATAGAGAAATATCAGAAAGATACATACAGTTGTCTTTCGTAACTATTCTCATTTCTATTGCATTTATCGGTATGGTTACGTTTATACTTACCATAATCAATTCCAATATACCTTTAATCAAAATACTCTTCGAAGTCGTATCAGCATTCAGTACAGTCGGTCTCACTATGGATTTAACTTCCGAATACTATAATTGGACTGAGTTTATTATTATCATCGTAATGTTATGTGGTAAAATTGGATTACTGAATATTAGTAGAGCGCTTGTTCCACCTAAAGACCCTAAAAATTATAAATATACCAAAGGACACATTCACTTATAA
- the arcD gene encoding arginine-ornithine antiporter — protein MDENKLGKTSLIGLVIGSMIGGGAFNIISDMGGQAGGLAIIIGWIITAIGMISLAFVFQNLTNERPDLDGGIYSYAQTGFGDFIGFSSAWGYWFAAFLGNVAYATLLMSAVGNFFPIFKGGNTLPSIIVASILLWGVHFLILRGVETAAFINSIVTVAKLIPIFLVIICMIVVFNFSTFKSGFYGMTSGSVGVFSWGDTMAQVKSTMLVTVWVFTGIEGAVVFSGRAKSKKDVGTATVIGLISVLVIYFLMTVLAQGVIQQNQISKLANPSMAQVLEHIVGHWGSVLVNIGLIISVLGAWLGWTLLAGELPFIVAKDGLFPKWFAKENKNKAPVNALIITNILVQLFLISMLFTDSAYQFAFSLASSAILIPYTLSAFYQVKYTIQNKSKASLKQWIIGIIASIYTIWLVYAAGLDYLLLTMLLYIPGLLVYSYVQRDNNKHLTKLDYTLFIFIIVLAIMGIIRLITGNISVF, from the coding sequence ATGGATGAAAATAAATTAGGTAAAACTTCCTTAATTGGTTTAGTCATAGGATCTATGATTGGTGGTGGTGCATTCAATATCATCTCAGATATGGGCGGTCAAGCTGGTGGCCTTGCAATAATTATAGGTTGGATAATAACTGCTATCGGTATGATTTCTCTTGCTTTCGTATTTCAAAATTTAACTAATGAGCGACCAGATCTTGATGGTGGAATTTATAGTTATGCTCAAACAGGATTTGGAGATTTTATTGGTTTCTCAAGTGCTTGGGGTTATTGGTTTGCAGCATTTCTAGGTAACGTGGCTTATGCAACCCTATTAATGTCAGCCGTGGGTAACTTTTTCCCTATATTTAAAGGAGGTAACACACTTCCAAGTATTATCGTAGCATCAATTTTATTATGGGGCGTACATTTTTTAATACTTAGAGGTGTAGAAACTGCAGCGTTTATAAATAGTATTGTTACAGTAGCTAAATTAATACCTATATTTCTAGTTATTATATGCATGATAGTTGTATTCAACTTCAGTACTTTTAAATCCGGTTTTTATGGTATGACTAGTGGAAGTGTTGGCGTTTTTAGTTGGGGAGATACAATGGCACAAGTAAAAAGTACTATGTTAGTAACTGTATGGGTATTCACAGGGATTGAAGGAGCCGTTGTCTTTTCTGGACGTGCAAAGTCTAAAAAGGATGTAGGAACTGCTACCGTTATTGGTTTGATTTCTGTACTAGTCATTTATTTCTTAATGACTGTACTAGCCCAAGGTGTCATTCAGCAGAACCAAATTTCAAAACTTGCTAATCCATCAATGGCACAAGTATTAGAACATATTGTAGGTCATTGGGGTTCAGTGTTAGTTAATATAGGCTTAATTATCTCTGTTTTAGGAGCTTGGTTAGGATGGACATTACTAGCTGGTGAATTACCATTCATTGTAGCTAAAGATGGACTTTTCCCGAAATGGTTTGCTAAAGAAAATAAGAATAAAGCTCCGGTCAACGCTTTAATTATTACTAATATATTAGTTCAGTTATTTTTAATTAGTATGTTGTTTACAGATAGTGCCTATCAGTTTGCGTTTTCACTTGCATCAAGTGCAATCTTAATTCCATATACACTCAGTGCTTTTTACCAGGTTAAATATACTATTCAAAATAAATCTAAAGCTAGTTTAAAACAATGGATAATAGGAATTATTGCATCTATTTACACAATTTGGTTGGTTTATGCAGCTGGATTAGATTATTTACTATTAACAATGTTGTTATATATACCTGGATTACTCGTATACAGCTACGTACAAAGGGATAATAACAAACATTTGACAAAATTGGATTATACGTTATTCATATTCATCATTGTACTTGCAATAATGGGAATAATTCGTTTGATTACAGGTAATATTTCTGTATTTTAA
- a CDS encoding arginine repressor gives MKKEKRLSIILTVIQQNQFNKKQQIVDYMAKHFGVYYSLTTISRDLQELEIYKIPVENKKYIYKKINQKKQLSAKKQLEIFSDEIIEFTTLSNYVLIKTAPGFAQSISYYIDQLQMKEILGTIGGNDTLMILTSSNEMAEFVCYQLFPS, from the coding sequence ATGAAAAAAGAAAAACGTTTAAGTATCATACTAACTGTTATACAACAAAATCAATTTAATAAAAAACAACAAATAGTGGACTACATGGCAAAACATTTTGGAGTTTACTATAGCTTGACAACTATTTCTCGTGATTTACAAGAATTAGAAATTTACAAAATCCCTGTTGAAAATAAAAAGTATATTTACAAAAAAATAAATCAAAAAAAACAATTAAGTGCAAAAAAGCAATTAGAGATATTTAGTGATGAAATTATTGAATTCACAACGTTAAGTAACTATGTCTTAATAAAAACAGCTCCTGGATTTGCTCAAAGTATAAGTTATTACATAGATCAATTACAAATGAAAGAAATACTAGGAACTATTGGAGGTAATGATACTTTAATGATTTTGACTTCTTCTAATGAAATGGCAGAATTTGTTTGTTATCAATTATTCCCTTCATAA
- a CDS encoding basic amino acid/polyamine antiporter: MSQQKENSNLNNTENQKNGSKKLGLWALTAVVLSAMVGGGIYDLPQNMAVHAGVIGQIFAWLITGFIMWFIVKSFMILTDIYPEYKTGLYQYVEKGFGGYAGFFTSWGYWICECFANVTYSVLLMSTLDFFFPGKFTGGNNIGSIIGGSIILWLMSLLILNGVKTASSVEIAGTVGMLLTTAIFLVVMAISFNWGSFTTNMFANHAVPHLNDRDLGSLQHQISSTMMTTLWVFGGVEGAVVLSDKAKSQDEVKKATHLGFVICLILYALATLLPLGLKSYGQIAAMQSPSSGVLLSIVIGPAGRIIIAVGVIVAILASWLTWTLMLSEMPYAAAKAKHFPKQFARTNKNEIPYVSLITSSIIMEIIIILTHFSTQAFNTMLTIVGTMTVPPYLLSILFLVKSSYKKENWPGHHQYSRKYALIIGIIALCGIMYMGISAGIKYTVISFIIYALGIPFYIYARHQFQPNEKVFTKVETGFAIAIVLIAIIGVFIVIV, from the coding sequence ATGTCACAACAAAAAGAAAATTCAAATCTTAATAATACAGAAAATCAGAAAAATGGCTCCAAAAAATTGGGATTATGGGCTTTGACTGCGGTAGTTTTATCAGCCATGGTTGGGGGAGGGATTTATGATCTTCCCCAAAATATGGCTGTTCATGCAGGAGTAATCGGACAAATATTTGCTTGGCTAATCACAGGATTTATTATGTGGTTCATAGTCAAAAGTTTTATGATATTAACTGATATATATCCAGAATATAAAACTGGTTTATATCAATATGTAGAAAAAGGGTTTGGTGGATATGCCGGTTTCTTTACGAGCTGGGGCTATTGGATTTGTGAGTGTTTTGCTAATGTAACCTATTCGGTTTTACTTATGTCTACATTAGACTTTTTTTTTCCTGGAAAATTTACTGGAGGAAACAATATAGGATCCATTATAGGTGGTAGTATTATCCTATGGTTGATGAGCTTGTTAATATTGAATGGAGTTAAAACAGCTTCTTCCGTTGAAATAGCTGGAACGGTAGGTATGTTGTTAACAACAGCAATATTTTTAGTAGTAATGGCTATTTCCTTTAATTGGGGTAGTTTTACTACAAATATGTTTGCAAATCATGCGGTACCTCATCTTAATGATAGAGACTTAGGTTCATTGCAACATCAAATATCATCAACAATGATGACTACACTTTGGGTATTCGGTGGTGTAGAAGGTGCGGTAGTTTTATCTGATAAAGCTAAGTCACAAGATGAAGTTAAAAAAGCAACGCACTTAGGGTTTGTTATCTGTTTAATCTTATATGCTTTGGCAACGTTGTTACCATTAGGTTTAAAAAGCTATGGTCAAATTGCAGCAATGCAAAGTCCATCTTCAGGAGTTTTATTAAGTATAGTTATTGGACCAGCTGGAAGAATTATTATAGCTGTTGGTGTTATTGTAGCTATATTAGCTTCATGGTTAACATGGACTCTAATGTTATCTGAAATGCCTTATGCTGCAGCAAAAGCAAAGCATTTTCCAAAACAATTTGCTAGAACTAATAAGAATGAAATACCTTATGTTTCATTGATTACGTCTTCAATTATTATGGAAATAATTATTATTTTAACCCATTTTTCTACTCAGGCTTTTAATACTATGTTAACTATTGTAGGAACAATGACAGTTCCTCCTTATTTATTATCAATTTTATTTTTAGTGAAAAGTTCTTATAAAAAAGAAAATTGGCCAGGACATCATCAATATAGTAGAAAATATGCACTTATTATTGGAATAATAGCTTTATGTGGCATTATGTACATGGGTATATCTGCTGGTATTAAATATACAGTGATATCATTTATAATATATGCATTAGGTATACCCTTTTATATCTATGCTAGACACCAATTTCAACCAAACGAAAAAGTTTTTACTAAAGTCGAAACAGGATTTGCTATTGCAATTGTTTTAATTGCAATTATTGGTGTCTTTATAGTAATTGTTTAA
- the mobC gene encoding plasmid mobilization relaxosome protein MobC translates to MSEQNTFVASDETVGRNRKPNRKAPKQISFRVSELEYSKLQQSAETLNMTVPAFVKKKAQGARLVAPKLDQATRQSVAKDLSMLGANANQIAKYCNQHQHEAPNYEALERNISELRERLDEIWKTLKEQ, encoded by the coding sequence ATGAGCGAACAAAACACATTTGTGGCTAGCGACGAAACTGTTGGGCGAAACCGTAAACCCAACCGTAAGGCGCCGAAACAAATTAGTTTTCGTGTGAGCGAATTGGAATATTCAAAGTTACAACAATCCGCTGAAACTTTGAATATGACTGTGCCTGCTTTCGTTAAGAAAAAGGCACAAGGCGCCCGATTGGTCGCACCCAAATTGGATCAAGCAACGCGACAATCTGTAGCGAAAGATTTGAGTATGTTGGGCGCAAATGCCAATCAGATTGCGAAATATTGCAACCAACATCAACATGAAGCACCAAACTACGAAGCATTAGAACGTAATATCAGCGAATTACGTGAAAGGTTAGATGAAATATGGAAAACACTAAAGGAACAATGA
- the lepB gene encoding signal peptidase I, producing MKKSIFEWVVSLLIGVVIAILLTTFVGSRYTVKGDSMYPTFKDGEELIVNKLSVPFHKLDRGDVVIFHATKKRDYIKRLIGKPGDEVKYYKDKLYVNGKYIKEPYLKTNKQTKTTEFLTENFNVSDLKNSNGKNKIPKNKYLVLGDNRLISNDSRRDVGLLDKDKVVGKVFVRLLPLSDFKFDFYSKSFNKVNK from the coding sequence ATGAAAAAATCGATTTTTGAATGGGTTGTATCATTATTAATTGGAGTTGTTATAGCAATACTTTTAACTACATTTGTGGGTTCAAGATATACTGTTAAAGGAGATTCAATGTATCCTACTTTTAAAGATGGCGAAGAGCTAATTGTTAACAAGTTATCTGTTCCATTTCATAAGCTAGATAGAGGAGATGTGGTTATTTTTCATGCTACAAAAAAGAGAGATTATATTAAGAGATTGATAGGTAAGCCTGGCGACGAAGTTAAATATTATAAAGATAAATTGTACGTTAATGGTAAATATATAAAAGAACCTTATTTAAAAACTAATAAACAAACAAAAACTACAGAATTTCTTACTGAGAACTTTAATGTTTCGGATCTTAAAAATTCGAATGGTAAAAATAAAATTCCTAAAAATAAATACTTAGTTTTAGGTGATAACCGATTAATTAGTAATGATAGTAGAAGAGATGTAGGTTTGTTAGATAAAGATAAAGTAGTTGGAAAAGTCTTTGTTAGACTATTACCGCTAAGTGATTTTAAATTTGATTTTTATTCGAAATCATTTAATAAAGTAAATAAGTAG
- the arcA gene encoding arginine deiminase — MVQGPIQVNSEIGKLKTVLLKRPGKELENLVPDHLSGLLFDDIPYLKVAQEEHDKFAQTLRDEGIEVVYLEKLAAESITEPEVRENFINDILTESKKTILGHETEIKEFFSKLSDQELVNKIMAGVRKEEIQLETTHLVEYMDDRYPFYLDPMPNLYFTRDPQASIGRGMTINRMYWRARRRESIFMTYILKHHPRFKDKDVPVWLDRNSPFNIEGGDELVLSEDVLAIGISERTSAQAIEKLARNIFKDANTSFKKIVAIEIPNTRTFMHLDTVLTMIDYDKFTVHAAIFKEENNMNIFTIEQNDGKDDIKITRSSKLRETLSEVLEVEKVDFIPTGNGDVIDGAREQWNDGSNTLCIRPGVVVTYDRNYVSNQLLRDKGIKVIEITGSELVRGRGGPRCMSQPLFREDI, encoded by the coding sequence ATGGTACAAGGACCCATTCAAGTAAATAGTGAAATAGGCAAATTGAAAACTGTGTTGTTAAAAAGACCAGGAAAAGAATTAGAAAATTTAGTACCAGATCATTTAAGTGGTTTATTATTTGATGATATTCCCTACTTAAAAGTTGCACAAGAAGAGCATGACAAATTTGCTCAAACTTTGAGAGATGAAGGAATCGAAGTAGTTTATTTAGAAAAACTTGCAGCAGAATCTATTACTGAGCCAGAAGTACGCGAGAACTTCATAAACGACATATTAACAGAATCTAAAAAGACAATATTAGGTCATGAAACTGAAATTAAAGAATTCTTTTCAAAGTTATCTGACCAAGAACTTGTAAATAAAATCATGGCTGGCGTACGTAAAGAAGAAATTCAACTTGAAACAACTCATTTAGTAGAGTATATGGATGATAGATATCCATTTTACTTAGATCCAATGCCCAACCTTTATTTTACAAGAGATCCCCAAGCTTCAATTGGTAGAGGAATGACAATTAACAGAATGTATTGGAGAGCACGACGTAGAGAATCTATTTTTATGACATATATACTGAAACATCATCCAAGATTTAAAGATAAAGATGTACCAGTATGGTTAGATCGTAACTCACCATTTAATATTGAAGGTGGAGATGAATTAGTATTATCGGAAGATGTTTTAGCTATTGGTATATCAGAACGTACATCAGCTCAAGCAATAGAAAAGTTAGCACGTAATATTTTCAAAGATGCAAACACAAGTTTTAAAAAAATCGTAGCTATTGAAATACCTAATACACGTACATTTATGCATCTAGATACAGTACTAACTATGATTGACTACGATAAGTTTACAGTACATGCAGCAATATTTAAAGAAGAAAATAACATGAATATATTTACCATAGAACAAAATGATGGTAAGGACGATATAAAAATTACTCGTTCTAGCAAGTTACGTGAAACACTTTCTGAAGTTTTAGAAGTAGAAAAAGTCGACTTTATACCAACAGGTAATGGTGACGTGATTGATGGAGCACGCGAACAATGGAATGATGGTTCAAACACATTATGTATTCGTCCAGGGGTAGTAGTGACATACGATCGCAACTATGTATCAAACCAACTTTTACGCGACAAAGGAATTAAAGTAATTGAAATTACCGGTAGTGAACTTGTACGTGGACGCGGAGGTCCAAGATGTATGAGTCAACCATTATTTAGAGAGGATATTTAA
- a CDS encoding cation transporter → MISNSDMVLLDGLYSVISLVISSLSLFTSYMIKKPNRDSFPFGKYIFQPLTIVFNSSILLLCILSLISSANAILNNGRIINANIGLGYGIFSFLGCGLIYLILFKNKSDLIYTEKLQWLLDTCVSFELIIGFAIIFVVKCTSFSWFIPYIDPVLVLMAGVILIFMPIRLLFNNFKEIISMSASDEIQYNLHETIKEMNAKYYIKEEDLRITKIGQMIYIDLQNIVDNTSKIQTIKQTDKYRNEVIEIINKDFNNFDKWLNISFTKQFYSKQIN, encoded by the coding sequence ATTATTTCTAATAGTGATATGGTTTTATTAGATGGATTATACTCAGTTATTAGTTTGGTTATTTCATCATTGTCATTATTTACATCGTATATGATAAAAAAACCTAACCGAGACTCATTTCCATTTGGCAAATATATTTTTCAACCATTAACTATTGTTTTCAATTCATCTATATTATTATTATGTATTTTATCTTTGATATCTTCAGCAAATGCTATTTTAAACAATGGACGTATAATAAATGCGAATATTGGTTTAGGGTACGGAATCTTTTCTTTTTTAGGTTGTGGATTAATCTATCTAATTTTGTTTAAAAATAAATCTGATTTAATTTACACTGAAAAACTTCAATGGCTATTAGATACTTGTGTTAGTTTTGAACTTATTATAGGTTTTGCTATAATTTTTGTTGTCAAGTGCACTTCTTTTAGCTGGTTTATTCCATATATAGACCCTGTGCTAGTTTTAATGGCTGGTGTTATTCTCATCTTTATGCCTATTCGCTTATTATTTAATAATTTCAAAGAAATTATATCAATGTCTGCTTCAGATGAAATTCAATATAATCTTCATGAAACTATTAAAGAAATGAATGCTAAATATTATATAAAAGAGGAAGATTTAAGGATAACTAAAATTGGTCAAATGATATATATAGATTTACAGAATATAGTTGATAACACTTCTAAAATCCAAACAATAAAACAAACAGACAAATATAGAAATGAAGTTATAGAAATAATTAATAAAGACTTTAATAACTTTGATAAATGGTTAAACATTTCATTTACAAAGCAATTTTATTCCAAACAAATTAATTAA
- the hdcA gene encoding histidine decarboxylase, pyruvoyl type → MKKTDEILREIGISRVALNKGAKYSKGFMEDGNIGEGYVAGLKVDAGTRKKTDDNVLDNIVSYDRAEAKNAYMGQINMITASSFTGLQGSTLGYDILRNPEVDEASSLFSVKQWDGSELPIYDSKPLQNALVEYFGTEQERRHPLTPGAMSICANKGVIASRPKENRELNEDEGYGVWSAIAISFAEDNTKDSDMFVEDAGIWKDPSEDKLVEYLNEKRHAIANSIAECGEDNHVRYKSSWIGFAYTMMEPGEIGNAITVGPYFTFPITAIPNGDINKPEESFYSLQDIDLSEWLDKMGYESLTKNGIKY, encoded by the coding sequence ATGAAAAAAACGGATGAAATCTTAAGGGAAATTGGTATTAGTCGTGTAGCCTTAAACAAAGGAGCAAAGTATTCTAAAGGATTTATGGAAGATGGTAATATTGGCGAAGGTTATGTAGCCGGATTAAAAGTAGATGCAGGTACACGTAAAAAAACGGATGATAATGTACTAGATAATATTGTTTCTTACGATCGTGCTGAAGCTAAAAATGCATACATGGGACAAATTAACATGATAACTGCATCATCTTTCACTGGCTTGCAGGGTTCTACATTGGGATATGATATTTTAAGAAATCCGGAGGTAGATGAAGCTAGTTCATTGTTCTCTGTAAAACAATGGGATGGCAGTGAATTACCAATTTATGATTCAAAACCATTGCAAAATGCTCTTGTTGAATATTTCGGAACTGAACAAGAGAGACGACATCCTTTAACTCCAGGAGCAATGTCAATCTGTGCCAATAAAGGAGTTATAGCGTCAAGACCGAAAGAAAATAGAGAACTAAATGAAGATGAAGGTTATGGTGTTTGGTCAGCCATTGCTATTTCCTTTGCTGAGGATAATACAAAAGATTCAGATATGTTTGTTGAAGATGCTGGTATTTGGAAAGACCCTAGTGAAGATAAATTAGTGGAATACTTGAATGAAAAACGTCATGCTATAGCTAACTCAATAGCAGAATGTGGTGAAGATAACCATGTTCGTTACAAATCTTCATGGATTGGCTTTGCGTATACAATGATGGAGCCTGGTGAAATCGGTAACGCTATAACAGTGGGACCTTATTTCACATTTCCTATTACTGCAATTCCAAATGGTGATATTAATAAACCTGAGGAAAGTTTTTATAGTTTACAAGATATAGATCTATCTGAATGGTTAGATAAAATGGGTTATGAGTCACTTACTAAAAATGGAATTAAATATTAA
- a CDS encoding IS6 family transposase (programmed frameshift), whose product MNYFRYKQFNKDVITVAVGYYLRYALSYRNISEILRERGVNVHYSTVYRWVQEYAPILYQIWKKKHKKAYYKWRIDETYIKIKGKWSYLYRAIDAEGHTLDIWLRKQRDNHSAYAFIKRLIKKFGKPQKVVTDQAPSTKVAMAKVIKAFKLKPDCHLTSKYLNNLIEQDHRHIKVRKTRYQSINTAKNTLKGIECIYALYKKNRRSLQIYGFSPCHEISIMLAS is encoded by the exons ATGAACTATTTCAGATATAAACAATTTAACAAGGATGTTATCACTGTAGCCGTTGGCTACTATCTAAGATATGCATTGAGTTATCGTAATATATCTGAAATATTAAGGGAACGTGGTGTAAATGTTCATTATTCAACGGTCTACCGTTGGGTTCAAGAATATGCCCCAATTTTATATCAAATTTGGAAGAAGAAGCATAAAAAAGCTTATTACAAATGGCGTATTGATGAAACGTACATCAAAATAAAAGGAAAATGGAGCTATTTATATCGTGCTATTGATGCAGAGGGACATACATTAGATATTTGGTTGCGTAAGCAACGAGATAATCATTCAGCATATGCGTTTATCAAACGTCTCATTAAAAAATTTGGAAAACCTCAAAAGGTAGTTACAGATCAGGCACCTTCAACGAAGGTAGCAATGGCTAAAGTAATTAAAGCTTTTAAACTTAAACCTGACTGTCATTTG ACATCGAAATATCTGAATAACCTCATTGAGCAAGATCACCGTCATATTAAAGTAAGAAAGACAAGATATCAAAGTATCAATACGGCAAAGAATACTTTAAAAGGTATTGAATGTATTTACGCTCTATATAAAAAGAACCGCAGGTCTCTTCAGATCTACGGATTTTCCCCATGCCACGAAATTAGCATCATGCTAGCAAGTTAA
- a CDS encoding Crp/Fnr family transcriptional regulator, with protein sequence MYEENIYIKNSEYEFDNNLKQLASYLNIPVSIIRPYKEDLTLCQYKKGQVIYHSTNQIKFVYFLVNGCILHESSNITGDNYLRLSKDENIFPMNLIFYETLAPYEVCTALTDCKIITLPKDLLEYLCRKHKEIFESLFKKLNETIQFQVEYIMALRANSAKERIERILQILCCSIGDDNGEFYELKQIMTVQLISNLSGLNRKTTGEIIRELKTENIIYQDKRNWIIKK encoded by the coding sequence ATGTATGAAGAAAATATTTATATTAAAAATTCAGAATATGAATTTGATAATAATCTTAAACAATTAGCATCATACTTAAATATTCCTGTTAGTATTATTAGACCTTATAAGGAGGACTTAACACTTTGTCAATATAAAAAAGGACAAGTCATATATCATTCAACTAATCAAATAAAATTTGTATACTTTTTAGTCAATGGTTGTATTTTACATGAATCTTCTAATATTACTGGCGATAATTATTTAAGATTAAGTAAAGATGAAAATATATTTCCAATGAACCTCATATTTTATGAAACCCTTGCACCTTATGAAGTATGTACAGCTTTAACAGACTGTAAAATTATAACTTTACCGAAAGATTTACTTGAGTATTTATGTAGAAAACATAAAGAAATATTTGAAAGTCTCTTCAAGAAGCTTAATGAGACTATTCAATTTCAAGTAGAATATATTATGGCGTTAAGAGCTAATTCAGCTAAAGAAAGAATTGAAAGAATACTACAAATTTTATGCTGTTCAATTGGGGATGATAATGGAGAATTCTATGAATTAAAACAAATTATGACTGTTCAATTAATAAGTAATTTATCTGGACTTAACAGAAAAACTACTGGTGAAATAATCAG